The Deinococcus wulumuqiensis R12 genome has a window encoding:
- a CDS encoding acyl--CoA ligase family protein: MITPLTPLDLVRRGLKLYPDHTAVIEPGGPRFTYRQWGQRIFQLARAVQAAGYAGQHVAVLSPNTHGGLLTYAGVPWAGSVLVPLNTRLNPEEYDFQLRHAEVRLLLVDESLHGKVREVAAEHNIEVWVMGDAAGAGKDFEARLAAQDGSPLPIPVQDENDTITINFTSGTTSDPKGVMLTHRSTMLNALETIYYFKADQDTVYLHTLPDFHANGWGGVWSPFGVGATHVTLPAVQAEAAYDAIERYGVTHLCAAPTVLSMLTDPACARPLSRQIRVATAGSPPHARTIADMNALGFHVTQVYGLTETSPLITVAELSAGQEQLPTPRRAALIAKQGVEMIAAGEVDVLDEHLKPVPWDGETLGEIMVRGNLVMKGYYRNEEATAKALEGGWFHTGDVAVVHPDGRIEIRDRNKDVIISGGENISSVEIEGVLYAHTAVREAVVVAMPDDKWGEVPCAFIALHAGQQVTPEELTAHVRGHLAGFKVPKHYEFRDDLPKTASGKFQKFILRAELWQGKARGVN; the protein is encoded by the coding sequence ATGATCACGCCCCTGACGCCCCTGGACCTCGTCCGCCGTGGCCTCAAGCTCTATCCCGACCACACCGCCGTCATCGAACCCGGTGGCCCGCGTTTTACCTACCGTCAGTGGGGGCAGAGAATATTTCAGCTTGCCCGCGCGGTGCAGGCGGCGGGGTACGCCGGGCAGCATGTGGCGGTGCTGTCGCCCAACACGCACGGCGGCCTGCTCACCTACGCGGGCGTGCCCTGGGCAGGCAGCGTGCTGGTGCCGCTCAACACCCGCCTGAACCCGGAGGAATACGACTTTCAGCTCCGGCACGCCGAGGTGCGGCTGCTGCTGGTGGACGAGTCGCTGCACGGCAAGGTGCGTGAGGTGGCCGCCGAGCACAACATCGAAGTGTGGGTGATGGGTGACGCTGCGGGCGCCGGGAAGGACTTCGAGGCCCGCCTCGCCGCGCAGGACGGCTCACCGCTGCCTATCCCCGTGCAGGACGAGAACGACACCATCACCATCAACTTCACGTCCGGCACCACTTCCGACCCCAAGGGCGTGATGCTCACGCACCGCTCGACCATGCTCAACGCCCTGGAGACGATTTATTACTTCAAGGCCGACCAGGACACGGTTTACCTGCATACCCTGCCCGACTTTCACGCCAACGGCTGGGGCGGCGTGTGGAGTCCCTTCGGCGTGGGGGCGACCCATGTGACGCTGCCAGCGGTGCAGGCCGAGGCCGCCTACGACGCCATCGAGCGGTACGGCGTGACCCATCTGTGCGCCGCGCCCACGGTGCTGTCCATGCTCACCGACCCGGCGTGCGCCCGGCCCCTGAGCCGCCAGATTCGGGTGGCGACGGCGGGCAGCCCCCCCCACGCCCGCACCATCGCCGACATGAACGCGCTGGGCTTTCATGTCACGCAGGTGTACGGCCTGACCGAAACCAGCCCGCTGATTACCGTGGCCGAACTCTCGGCGGGGCAGGAGCAGTTGCCCACCCCGCGCCGCGCCGCCCTGATCGCCAAGCAGGGTGTGGAGATGATTGCGGCGGGCGAAGTGGACGTGCTGGACGAGCACCTGAAGCCCGTGCCCTGGGACGGAGAGACGCTGGGCGAAATCATGGTGCGCGGCAATCTGGTCATGAAGGGCTACTACCGCAACGAGGAGGCGACCGCCAAGGCGCTGGAGGGCGGCTGGTTCCACACCGGCGACGTGGCGGTGGTGCACCCCGACGGACGCATCGAAATCCGCGACCGCAACAAGGACGTGATTATTTCGGGCGGCGAAAACATCAGCAGCGTGGAAATCGAGGGCGTGCTGTACGCTCACACAGCCGTGCGCGAAGCGGTGGTGGTCGCCATGCCCGACGACAAGTGGGGCGAGGTGCCCTGCGCTTTTATCGCCCTGCACGCGGGCCAGCAGGTCACGCCGGAGGAACTCACGGCGCATGTGCGCGGTCATCTGGCCGGGTTCAAGGTGCCCAAGCACTACGAATTCCGCGACGACCTGCCCAAGACCGCCAGCGGTAAGTTCCAGAAGTTCATCCTGCGGGCCGAGTTGTGGCAGGGCAAAGCGCGAGGGGTGAACTGA
- a CDS encoding M20 family metallopeptidase, producing the protein MTTTEDRVSALRPQLEAWRRWLHQHPELSFQEFETAKYIVSELNKLPDLQVSQLTPTSVLAVLKGGKPGKTVLLRADIDALPIHEENTFEFASKTPGVMHACGHDGHTAILLGTAKLLSEDAANVPGEIRMIFQHAEENGPGGAEELVMETSLMDGVDVVTGLHLNSQLPAGQVAVKAGPFMASPDMIELTIQGRGGHGAHPEEAVDPIAIGAQVVTNLQHVVSRHVGAQDALVVSITYFQSGSTHNVIPDTARIMGTVRTFDPELRQKAPKLIERVIKGVCEAHGATYVLNYEFGYRPLINTDWVAEELRQIALDTVGAGHFSEAKATMGGEDFSAYLEKAPGAYFNVGSGSDEHDSRWPHHHPRFTIDELSLETGVKMMHAAALRLAQPQAN; encoded by the coding sequence ATGACCACAACCGAAGACCGCGTCTCGGCCCTGCGCCCCCAGCTCGAAGCGTGGCGACGCTGGCTGCACCAGCACCCCGAACTCAGCTTTCAGGAATTCGAAACCGCCAAATACATCGTCAGCGAGCTGAACAAGCTGCCCGACCTTCAGGTCTCGCAGCTCACCCCGACCAGTGTGCTGGCGGTCCTAAAGGGCGGCAAACCCGGCAAAACCGTGCTGCTGCGGGCCGACATCGACGCGCTGCCCATCCATGAGGAAAACACCTTCGAGTTCGCGTCCAAGACCCCCGGCGTGATGCACGCCTGCGGGCACGACGGCCACACCGCCATCCTGCTCGGCACGGCCAAACTGCTCAGCGAGGACGCGGCGAACGTGCCCGGCGAAATCCGCATGATTTTCCAGCACGCCGAGGAAAACGGCCCCGGTGGCGCGGAAGAACTCGTGATGGAAACGTCCCTGATGGACGGCGTAGACGTGGTGACGGGCCTGCATCTCAACAGCCAGTTGCCCGCCGGACAGGTGGCGGTCAAGGCGGGGCCGTTCATGGCTTCTCCCGACATGATAGAGCTGACCATTCAGGGCCGGGGCGGGCACGGCGCACACCCCGAAGAAGCGGTGGACCCCATCGCCATCGGGGCGCAGGTCGTCACCAACCTCCAGCACGTGGTCAGCCGCCATGTGGGGGCGCAGGACGCACTGGTCGTCAGCATCACCTACTTCCAGAGCGGCTCCACCCACAACGTGATTCCCGACACCGCCCGCATCATGGGCACCGTCCGCACCTTCGACCCCGAACTGCGCCAGAAGGCTCCCAAACTCATCGAGCGCGTCATCAAGGGCGTGTGCGAGGCGCACGGCGCGACCTATGTCCTGAACTACGAGTTCGGCTACCGCCCCCTCATCAACACCGACTGGGTGGCCGAGGAACTCAGGCAGATTGCGCTGGACACGGTGGGCGCCGGGCACTTCAGCGAAGCCAAAGCCACGATGGGCGGCGAAGATTTCAGCGCTTACCTCGAAAAGGCCCCCGGTGCCTACTTCAACGTCGGCTCCGGCAGCGACGAGCACGACAGCCGCTGGCCGCACCACCACCCGCGCTTTACCATCGACGAACTCAGCCTCGAAACCGGCGTGAAGATGATGCATGCGGCGGCCCTCCGACTCGCGCAGCCTCAAGCAAACTGA